The genomic interval CTGACGTTATTCCCGGTCTGGGGTCTTTTCCCGCATATGGCGCATTCCTTGGACATGGTGTCTTCCTCCTTGTATGGTCTCGGCACCCTCGGGGTGGATTTTTTTTGGATCGACGAACAAAGAATTGGATTTTCTACAGGCCTTCCAGAAAAATTGCAAGCCCGAAATCCTTGACAGCAAAAAAGGTCTTCGGGTAGATGGACCTCCTTACGCTATGCGACACGAGTGGATTCAATTGTCTGCAATCCCGGCGCAAGGCCGGGAATTTTCGTTTCTGGACGAACGGGAATGGGATTCCTTGTTCCGTGAATCGAGTCTGGACATCGAAATTGCCGGTCCTTTTGAAGCCATCGCAATGGTGTTGCCCCAAAGCGACGGTGTCTACGTCAAAGGCAGAATAGCCGGACGTTTTCGGTCCCAGTGCGTCCGGTGTTTGGAGCGGGCCGAGTTCAGGATTGACGAAAGTTTTGAATTCTTCGAGTCCTTCGAGGACTGGGGTTCAGGGGCTGATGACGGTTTGCTCCGCTCGTCCGGGGGGGGCTGGGAGATGGACATCCGGGCGGTGATGTGGGAGCAGTTCAGCCTTGCCCTGCCCGACAGGGTGCTCTGCTCCGAAGATTGCAAGGGCCTGTGTGGCCGATGCGGCCAAAATTTGAACATCGAGCCCTGCGGGTGCTCGTCCGAGAAGGGTGATTCCAGATTGGCCGTGCTCCGGGGGCTGCAGATGAAGACAGATCATTCCGATACCAAAGACAAGAAGAGGTAAGCCATGCCATTGCCCAAGAGAAGGACCTCCAAGTCCAAGAGGAACATGCGGCGATCCCATGATCATGTGCCGGTTCCCAACGTCGTGTACTGCAAGTGCGGAGAGGCCACGCTCCCGCATTGCATCTGTCCCTCGTGCGGAGAATACCGTGGGCGGGAGTACACAAGGCCTGGAGATGCCGAACAGCAGTAAACCCTGCATCGCGGTCGACGCCATGGGCGGCGACTTCGGGGTGGAAGTGGCTGTGGTCGGGGCCTTGGAGGCCGTGAGGGATGACGAAATCGATGTTGTCCTGGTCGGCCGTGAACCCGAGATTAAGGCCTGTTTGCCCAAGGCGGAGTCTATTCCCGGCATTTCCATCCGGCACGCCGAGGAGGTGGTGTCCATGTCCGACAAGCCTTCGGACATGCTCCGCCGCAAGAAAGACTCCTCCATACAGGTGGCCTGTCGGCTCGTACGAGAAGGCCTAGCCCACGGCGTGGTCAGCGCCGGGAATTCCGGAGCCACACTGGCCAGCGGCATGTTCATCCTTGGGCGCATCGAGGGTATCGAGCGGCCCGGGCTAGCCACCATCCTGCCCACCGAGCGAGAGCCTATTGTCCTCATCGACGTCGGCGGTAACGTCGACTGCAAGCCTTACAATCTGGTCCAGTTTGGATTTATGGCCGACGTCTTGGCCAGGGACGTTCTGGGGCGGAAGAATCCGAAAGTCGGTATTTTGAACATCGGTGAGGAAGAGGGCAAGGGGAATTTTTTGACCAAGGAGACCCATACCCTGTTCAAGCTGACCGGCCTCAACTTCATCGGCAACGTCGAGGGCCGGGATATTTTTACAGGCAACGCCGATGTCATCGTCTGCGACGGGTTTGTTGGCAACGTAGCTCTGAAGTTGAGCGAAGGGCTGAGCACCTCGTTGATCAAGATGCTTCGACAGGAGCTTTTTGGGACCTGGGTCGACCGAATTGGGACCTTTCTGGCGAGGAAAGCCTTTCGCCGCTACAAGAAAAAGGTCGACTACGCCGAGTACGGCGGGGCATTGCTCCTCGGACTCAAGGGTATCGCTGTGGTCTGTCACGGGGCGTCCAACAGCAGGGCCATCACCAAGGCTGTGCAGATGGCTGCGACCTTTGTCCGAAATCAGGCCAACGAGCATCTTGAGCAGGGACTGGCCGCT from Deltaproteobacteria bacterium carries:
- a CDS encoding 50S ribosomal protein L32 gives rise to the protein MPLPKRRTSKSKRNMRRSHDHVPVPNVVYCKCGEATLPHCICPSCGEYRGREYTRPGDAEQQ
- the plsX gene encoding phosphate acyltransferase PlsX, translated to MPNSSKPCIAVDAMGGDFGVEVAVVGALEAVRDDEIDVVLVGREPEIKACLPKAESIPGISIRHAEEVVSMSDKPSDMLRRKKDSSIQVACRLVREGLAHGVVSAGNSGATLASGMFILGRIEGIERPGLATILPTEREPIVLIDVGGNVDCKPYNLVQFGFMADVLARDVLGRKNPKVGILNIGEEEGKGNFLTKETHTLFKLTGLNFIGNVEGRDIFTGNADVIVCDGFVGNVALKLSEGLSTSLIKMLRQELFGTWVDRIGTFLARKAFRRYKKKVDYAEYGGALLLGLKGIAVVCHGASNSRAITKAVQMAATFVRNQANEHLEQGLAANKNLGVFAKRALPARKPA
- a CDS encoding DUF177 domain-containing protein, which codes for MVSAPSGWIFFGSTNKELDFLQAFQKNCKPEILDSKKGLRVDGPPYAMRHEWIQLSAIPAQGREFSFLDEREWDSLFRESSLDIEIAGPFEAIAMVLPQSDGVYVKGRIAGRFRSQCVRCLERAEFRIDESFEFFESFEDWGSGADDGLLRSSGGGWEMDIRAVMWEQFSLALPDRVLCSEDCKGLCGRCGQNLNIEPCGCSSEKGDSRLAVLRGLQMKTDHSDTKDKKR